The Microbulbifer hydrolyticus genome has a segment encoding these proteins:
- the rpmA gene encoding 50S ribosomal protein L27, with protein MAHKKAGGSTRNGRDSESKRLGVKRFGGQAVSAGSIIVRQRGTKFHAGVNVGMGKDHTLFATADGVVKFEVKGANNRKFVSIETA; from the coding sequence ATGGCACATAAGAAAGCTGGCGGTAGTACGCGCAACGGTCGCGATTCCGAAAGTAAACGCCTGGGCGTAAAGCGCTTTGGCGGTCAGGCTGTCTCTGCAGGCAGCATCATCGTTCGTCAGCGCGGCACCAAGTTCCACGCTGGTGTTAACGTTGGTATGGGCAAAGATCACACCCTGTTCGCTACCGCCGATGGCGTAGTGAAGTTTGAGGTGAAAGGCGCCAATAACCGCAAGTTTGTTTCCATCGAAACAGCCTAA
- the dnaK gene encoding molecular chaperone DnaK: MGKIIGIDLGTTNSCVAVLDGDKARVIENAEGDRTTPSIVAFTEDNEVLVGQSAKRQSVTNPNNTLYAVKRLIGRKFKDDVVQKDIKMVPYSIVEAENGDAWVEVKGDKKAPPQISAEVLKKMKKTAEDFLGEKVDAAVITVPAYFNDSQRQATKDAGRIAGLDVKRIINEPTAAALAYGMDKAGGDRTIAVYDLGGGTFDISIIEIADVDGEKQFEVLSTNGDTFLGGEDFDLRLIDYLAEQFKKEQGIDLKGDPLAMQRLKEAAEKAKIELSSSQQTEVNLPYITADATGPKHLVVKLTRAKLESLVEELVARSLEPVKTALADADMSASSIDEVILVGGQTRMPLVQAKVTEFFGKEPRKDVNPDEAVAVGAAIQGAVLGGDVKDVLLLDVTPLTLGIETMGGVATPLIDKNTTIPTKKSQVFSTADDNQTAVTIHVVQGERKQAAQNKSLGRFDLADIPPAPRGMPQIEVTFDIDANGILHVHAKDKATGKEQSIVIKASSGLSDEEIDKMVQDAEANAEADKQFEELVTTRNTLDGLISATKKTLEEAGDKATAEEKAAIDAALSEAEEAVKGNDKAAMEAATTKLTEASGPVAQKMYAEQAQAGEAAAEQAEQAQSSGGDDAVDAEFEEVKDDKKEDK; this comes from the coding sequence ATGGGAAAAATCATCGGCATCGACCTGGGTACCACCAACAGCTGTGTGGCGGTACTGGACGGCGACAAGGCGCGTGTAATTGAAAACGCTGAGGGCGATCGCACTACGCCTTCCATCGTCGCCTTCACCGAAGACAACGAAGTACTGGTAGGCCAGTCCGCCAAGCGCCAGTCCGTGACCAACCCCAACAACACCCTGTACGCCGTCAAGCGCCTGATCGGCCGCAAGTTCAAAGACGACGTGGTACAGAAAGACATCAAGATGGTGCCTTACTCCATCGTTGAAGCCGAAAACGGCGATGCCTGGGTAGAAGTGAAGGGCGACAAGAAAGCGCCGCCGCAGATCTCTGCCGAAGTGCTGAAGAAAATGAAGAAGACCGCGGAAGACTTCCTCGGTGAGAAGGTAGACGCCGCGGTAATCACCGTGCCGGCCTACTTCAACGACTCCCAGCGTCAGGCCACCAAAGACGCCGGCCGTATCGCCGGTCTGGACGTGAAGCGCATTATCAACGAGCCGACGGCAGCGGCGCTGGCCTACGGCATGGACAAAGCCGGCGGCGACCGCACCATCGCGGTCTACGACCTCGGTGGTGGTACTTTCGATATCTCCATCATCGAAATTGCTGACGTCGATGGCGAGAAGCAGTTTGAAGTGCTGTCTACCAACGGTGACACCTTCCTCGGTGGTGAGGACTTCGACCTGCGCCTGATCGACTACCTGGCCGAACAGTTCAAGAAAGAGCAGGGCATCGACCTGAAGGGCGACCCCCTGGCCATGCAGCGTCTGAAAGAAGCCGCGGAAAAAGCCAAGATCGAGCTGTCTTCCAGCCAGCAGACCGAAGTGAACCTGCCGTACATCACTGCAGACGCCACTGGTCCGAAGCACCTGGTCGTTAAACTGACCCGCGCCAAGCTGGAAAGCCTGGTAGAAGAGCTGGTTGCCCGCTCTCTGGAGCCGGTGAAAACCGCTCTAGCCGATGCCGACATGTCCGCGTCCAGCATCGACGAAGTAATTCTGGTGGGCGGTCAGACCCGCATGCCGCTGGTGCAGGCCAAAGTGACCGAATTCTTCGGCAAAGAGCCGCGCAAAGACGTGAACCCGGACGAAGCGGTAGCCGTTGGTGCAGCGATCCAGGGCGCGGTTCTGGGCGGTGACGTAAAAGACGTACTGCTGCTGGATGTAACCCCGCTGACCCTGGGCATCGAGACCATGGGTGGCGTGGCGACTCCGCTGATCGACAAGAACACCACCATCCCGACCAAGAAGTCTCAGGTGTTCTCCACCGCGGACGACAACCAGACTGCCGTGACCATTCACGTGGTACAGGGTGAGCGCAAGCAGGCGGCGCAGAACAAGTCCCTGGGTCGTTTCGACCTGGCCGATATCCCGCCGGCGCCGCGCGGCATGCCGCAGATCGAAGTGACCTTCGATATCGATGCCAACGGCATCCTGCACGTGCACGCCAAAGACAAGGCCACCGGCAAGGAGCAGTCCATCGTGATCAAGGCCTCCTCCGGCCTGTCCGATGAAGAGATCGATAAAATGGTGCAGGACGCCGAGGCCAACGCCGAAGCGGACAAGCAGTTCGAGGAGCTGGTCACCACCCGCAACACCCTCGACGGCCTGATCTCTGCCACCAAGAAGACTCTGGAAGAGGCTGGCGACAAGGCGACCGCGGAAGAGAAAGCCGCGATTGACGCAGCGCTTTCAGAAGCTGAGGAAGCGGTCAAAGGCAACGACAAGGCTGCCATGGAAGCCGCGACCACCAAGCTCACCGAAGCCTCCGGCCCGGTAGCCCAGAAGATGTACGCAGAGCAGGCTCAGGCCGGCGAAGCGGCCGCGGAGCAGGCTGAACAGGCCCAGTCTTCCGGCGGTGACGACGCAGTGGACGCTGAGTTCGAAGAAGTCAAAGACGACAAGAAAGAAGACAAGTAA
- the rplU gene encoding 50S ribosomal protein L21, whose product MYAVIESGGKQHRVEEGEVLRLEKIEVATGESVDFDKVLMVVDGDAINIGAPVVEGAKVTAEVLSHGRGEKVRIIKFRRRKHSMKRQGHRQWYTEVKITGIKG is encoded by the coding sequence ATGTACGCTGTTATTGAAAGCGGTGGTAAGCAACACCGTGTAGAAGAAGGCGAAGTTCTGCGCCTGGAAAAAATTGAAGTGGCTACCGGTGAATCTGTCGATTTCGACAAGGTTCTGATGGTAGTTGACGGCGATGCCATCAACATCGGTGCGCCGGTAGTGGAAGGTGCCAAGGTGACTGCAGAAGTGCTGAGCCACGGCCGCGGCGAGAAGGTGAGAATCATCAAATTCCGTCGTCGTAAGCACTCCATGAAGCGTCAGGGCCACCGTCAGTGGTACACCGAAGTTAAAATCACTGGCATCAAAGGCTAA
- the dnaJ gene encoding molecular chaperone DnaJ: MSKRDYYEVLGVSKGADEKELKKAYRRVAMKFHPDRNPDDKEAENKFKEANEAYEVLSDPQKKAAYDQFGHAGVDGQAGGAGAGGFGGFSDIFGDVFGDIFGGAGGGGRRGPQRGSDLRYDLDLDLEDAVRGTTVKIKVPTLANCGTCHGSGAKAGSQPQTCGTCGGAGQVRMQQGFFSVQQTCPNCRGRGSVITDPCGSCHGRGRVEETKTLSVKVPPGVDTGDRIRLAGEGEAGPDGGPAGDLYVQVMVREHELFQRDGKNLYCEVPISFVTAALGGEMEVPTLDGKVKLKIPAESQTGKLFRLRGKGVTPVRGGAPGDLLCRVVVETPVSLSSKQKELLEEFAGTLSEKKNSPRQTGWFEGVKNFFGDMKL, translated from the coding sequence ATGTCCAAACGCGATTACTACGAAGTCCTCGGTGTCAGCAAAGGCGCGGATGAAAAGGAGCTGAAAAAAGCTTACCGCCGGGTGGCGATGAAATTTCACCCGGACCGCAATCCCGACGATAAAGAGGCGGAGAACAAATTCAAAGAGGCCAATGAGGCCTATGAAGTCCTGTCCGACCCGCAGAAGAAAGCCGCTTATGACCAGTTCGGCCATGCCGGTGTTGACGGTCAGGCGGGTGGTGCTGGTGCCGGTGGCTTCGGTGGCTTCTCCGATATTTTCGGTGATGTATTTGGCGATATCTTTGGCGGTGCCGGCGGCGGTGGTCGTCGCGGTCCGCAGCGCGGTTCCGACCTGCGCTACGACCTGGACCTGGACCTGGAAGACGCGGTGCGCGGCACCACGGTCAAGATCAAGGTGCCGACCCTGGCCAACTGTGGCACCTGCCATGGCTCTGGTGCCAAGGCCGGCTCCCAGCCCCAGACCTGTGGTACCTGTGGCGGTGCCGGCCAGGTGCGCATGCAGCAGGGCTTTTTCTCCGTTCAGCAGACTTGCCCCAACTGTCGTGGACGCGGCAGCGTAATCACCGACCCCTGCGGCAGCTGTCACGGCCGTGGACGTGTGGAAGAAACCAAGACCCTGTCGGTAAAAGTACCGCCAGGTGTGGATACCGGCGATCGCATCCGCCTTGCCGGTGAAGGCGAGGCGGGACCCGATGGCGGCCCGGCCGGCGACCTCTATGTGCAGGTGATGGTGCGCGAACACGAGCTGTTCCAGCGCGACGGCAAGAACCTCTACTGCGAGGTGCCGATCAGCTTTGTGACCGCCGCTCTGGGCGGTGAAATGGAAGTGCCGACCCTGGATGGGAAGGTAAAGCTGAAGATCCCGGCCGAGAGCCAGACCGGCAAGCTGTTCCGCCTGCGCGGCAAAGGCGTGACCCCGGTGCGCGGCGGTGCCCCTGGCGACCTGCTGTGTCGCGTGGTGGTGGAAACCCCGGTCAGCCTGTCCAGCAAGCAGAAAGAGCTGCTGGAGGAGTTTGCCGGCACCCTGAGTGAGAAGAAAAACTCCCCGCGTCAGACCGGTTGGTTTGAAGGGGTGAAGAACTTCTTTGGTGATATGAAGCTGTAA
- the rpsT gene encoding 30S ribosomal protein S20 produces the protein MANSPQAKKRARQNEKRRNHNASLRSMVRTYIKKVVAAIDAGDAEKAKTAYAEAVPVIDRMADKGIIHKNKAARHKSRLNDQIKKLAA, from the coding sequence GTGGCCAACTCACCTCAAGCGAAGAAACGCGCGCGCCAGAACGAAAAGCGCCGCAATCACAACGCCAGTCTGCGCTCCATGGTGCGCACCTACATCAAAAAGGTAGTTGCAGCCATCGATGCAGGTGATGCAGAAAAAGCCAAGACCGCTTACGCGGAAGCTGTGCCGGTTATCGACCGCATGGCCGACAAGGGCATCATTCACAAGAACAAGGCTGCTCGTCATAAGAGCCGCCTGAATGATCAGATCAAAAAGCTGGCTGCCTAA
- the ispB gene encoding octaprenyl diphosphate synthase, translating into MLPFHQVAADDFAAVNQHILDQLHSDVPLVENIGHYLVEAGGKRLRPLLVLLCSRAAGYQGSDHIGLATIIEFIHTATLLHDDVVDTSDMRRGRLTANAQWGNAPAVLVGDFLYSRAFQMMVALKDMDIMSILSDTTNTIAEGEVQQLVNAGDPAVTEANYLNVIHKKTGALFEAACETAAVLAGCSAEERESLKLYGRHLGSAFQLVDDALDYRGNSEELGKNVGDDLAEGKPTLPLIYAMANGTEEQAALVKEAIEQKSADKLEQIVAAIEACGALDYTFDRARAEVDLALEKLEFLPEGAHKTALQQLASFAIERTV; encoded by the coding sequence ATGTTGCCCTTTCATCAGGTAGCCGCGGACGACTTCGCCGCCGTCAACCAGCATATTCTCGACCAACTGCACTCTGACGTTCCCCTGGTGGAGAACATCGGCCACTATCTGGTGGAAGCGGGCGGCAAACGCCTGCGCCCCCTGCTGGTGCTGCTGTGCAGCCGCGCTGCGGGCTACCAGGGCAGCGACCATATCGGCCTCGCCACCATTATCGAGTTTATCCACACCGCCACCCTGCTGCACGATGACGTGGTAGACACCTCGGACATGCGCCGCGGCCGCCTGACCGCCAACGCCCAGTGGGGCAACGCACCCGCGGTGCTGGTGGGTGACTTCCTCTACTCCCGCGCCTTCCAGATGATGGTAGCCCTCAAAGACATGGACATCATGTCCATTCTCTCGGACACCACCAATACCATCGCCGAGGGCGAGGTACAGCAGCTGGTGAATGCGGGCGACCCGGCCGTTACCGAAGCCAATTACCTGAACGTCATCCACAAGAAGACCGGCGCGCTGTTCGAGGCCGCCTGTGAGACCGCTGCCGTGCTGGCCGGCTGCAGCGCGGAAGAGCGCGAGTCCCTAAAGCTCTACGGACGCCACCTGGGCTCCGCCTTCCAGCTGGTGGACGACGCCCTGGATTACCGCGGCAATTCAGAAGAGCTGGGCAAGAACGTCGGCGACGACCTCGCCGAGGGCAAGCCCACCCTGCCGCTGATCTATGCCATGGCCAATGGTACAGAGGAGCAGGCGGCACTGGTGAAAGAGGCCATCGAACAGAAGAGCGCGGACAAGCTGGAGCAGATCGTCGCCGCCATCGAGGCCTGCGGAGCCCTGGACTACACCTTCGATCGCGCCCGCGCCGAGGTGGATCTGGCACTGGAAAAGCTGGAGTTCTTGCCAGAGGGAGCCCACAAAACCGCCCTGCAACAGCTGGCCAGCTTTGCGATAGAGAGAACGGTCTGA
- the proB gene encoding glutamate 5-kinase → MDSNSPRQQLSTSKRWVIKIGSALLTDNGRGVNRAAIYNWAGQISALRRQGIEVLLVSSGAVAAGMDRLGWPKRPESIHQLQAAAAVGQTHLVQVYEHAFGQYDCRAAQILLDHDDLSNRTRYLNARSTLKTLLSLGAVPIINENDTVVTDEIRFGDNDTLGALVANLVEADVLLILTDAEGLFTEDPRDNPAAELVREAAATDPRLAVMAGDSRSGLGRGGMATKVRAAQLAARSGARTVIVGGAIDSVIERVVAGEDLGTLLLPEADPLTARKRWLAGQLQVRGRLRLDAGAERALCNQGKSLLPVGVVGLEGRFHRGELVSCVNEAGEEVARGLVNYDSSEAQKICGQPSDRIVDLLGYRDDDELIHRDNLILL, encoded by the coding sequence ATGGACTCCAACTCGCCGCGCCAGCAGCTCTCTACCAGCAAGCGCTGGGTCATCAAAATCGGCAGCGCGCTGCTCACCGATAACGGCCGCGGTGTGAATCGTGCGGCCATTTACAACTGGGCCGGACAGATCAGTGCCCTGCGCCGCCAGGGTATCGAAGTGTTGCTGGTATCCTCCGGCGCGGTGGCGGCGGGCATGGACCGCCTGGGGTGGCCCAAGCGCCCGGAATCCATCCACCAGTTGCAGGCCGCCGCCGCGGTGGGCCAGACGCACCTGGTGCAGGTGTATGAGCACGCGTTTGGCCAGTACGACTGTCGCGCGGCGCAGATCCTGCTGGACCACGATGACCTCTCCAATCGCACCCGCTATCTCAATGCGCGCAGCACCCTAAAGACGCTGTTGTCCCTCGGCGCTGTGCCCATCATTAATGAAAACGATACGGTGGTAACCGACGAGATCCGCTTTGGTGACAACGACACCCTGGGTGCGCTGGTGGCGAACCTGGTGGAGGCGGATGTGCTGCTGATTCTCACCGATGCCGAGGGCCTGTTTACCGAGGATCCCCGCGATAATCCCGCTGCCGAGCTGGTGCGTGAGGCCGCCGCGACAGACCCGCGCCTGGCGGTGATGGCGGGGGACTCCCGCAGCGGACTTGGGCGTGGCGGTATGGCGACCAAGGTGCGTGCCGCGCAGCTGGCGGCGCGCTCGGGTGCGCGTACGGTGATTGTTGGTGGTGCCATCGACTCGGTGATTGAGCGTGTGGTTGCGGGCGAAGACCTGGGCACTCTGCTGTTGCCGGAGGCGGATCCGCTCACGGCGCGCAAACGCTGGCTGGCCGGCCAGTTACAGGTGCGCGGCCGCTTGCGGCTGGATGCCGGTGCGGAGCGCGCGCTGTGCAATCAGGGCAAGAGCCTGTTGCCGGTGGGCGTGGTGGGGCTTGAGGGCCGTTTTCACCGCGGGGAGCTGGTGAGTTGTGTGAATGAGGCCGGGGAAGAGGTGGCCCGCGGCCTGGTGAACTACGACAGCTCCGAGGCACAGAAGATTTGTGGCCAGCCTTCCGATCGCATCGTGGATTTGCTCGGGTACCGGGATGACGACGAGCTGATTCATCGGGATAACCTGATCTTGCTGTAA
- the recN gene encoding DNA repair protein RecN: protein MLLHLSISQFTLVDQLELEFGPGTSTLTGETGAGKSITLDALGLALGDRGNGELVRAGAKRADIHATFDISDHQEAHAWLEEQEMDAGREVILRRTISADGRSRAYINGQPVTLMQLRTLGEQLIDIHSQHEHQSLLKKDTHRRLLDEYAHAEAHSAEVRIHYKNWQDQYRRYRRLADSAEETQARRDLLEYQLEELEQLDLKPSELEELESEQRQLANAGDILNGSYQLAALLNGGEGDIAEQLHRALQLVGAMPEQSPALAEVAQMLDSARIQIDEAASTLSRHIDRFEMDPERLAEVEERLSAIYSLARKHRVQPDQLTELHQQWQQELEEIGAPDALDKLADECARLEQAFRKSAAKLSKLRAAAAAKLAEAVNGQLADLAMPHARVELALTELDKPCATGLEEVEILIATNPGQPARALGKIASGGELSRVSLAIQVITAQTSRTPTLVFDEVDVGIGGATGDVVGKLLRQLGERGQVICVTHLAQVAARAHRQYLVEKHSDGEAAFVALRELRDTERSTEIARMLGGEATTQSIAHAEEMLSRA, encoded by the coding sequence ATGTTGCTGCACCTGTCTATCAGTCAGTTCACCCTGGTCGACCAGCTGGAGCTGGAATTCGGCCCCGGTACCAGCACCCTCACCGGCGAAACCGGTGCGGGCAAGTCCATCACCCTGGATGCCCTCGGTCTCGCCCTCGGCGACCGCGGCAACGGTGAGCTGGTGCGTGCCGGCGCCAAACGCGCCGACATCCACGCCACCTTCGATATCAGCGATCACCAGGAGGCTCATGCCTGGCTGGAGGAGCAGGAGATGGATGCCGGGCGCGAGGTAATCCTGCGCCGCACCATCAGTGCCGACGGCCGCTCGCGAGCCTATATCAACGGCCAGCCGGTAACGCTGATGCAGCTGCGCACCCTCGGTGAGCAGCTGATCGACATCCACAGCCAGCACGAACACCAGTCACTGCTGAAAAAGGACACCCACCGCCGGCTGCTGGATGAATACGCCCACGCCGAGGCGCACAGCGCCGAAGTGCGCATTCACTACAAGAACTGGCAGGACCAGTACCGCCGCTACCGCAGGCTGGCAGACAGCGCCGAGGAAACCCAGGCTCGCCGTGACCTGCTGGAATACCAGCTGGAAGAACTGGAGCAACTGGACCTCAAGCCCAGCGAGCTGGAGGAGCTGGAAAGCGAGCAACGCCAACTGGCCAACGCCGGCGACATCCTTAACGGCAGCTATCAACTGGCCGCACTGCTGAATGGCGGTGAGGGCGATATTGCCGAGCAACTGCACCGCGCCCTGCAACTGGTCGGCGCCATGCCGGAACAGAGCCCGGCACTGGCGGAAGTGGCGCAGATGCTCGACAGCGCCCGCATCCAGATTGACGAAGCCGCGAGCACCCTGTCGCGGCATATCGACCGGTTCGAGATGGACCCGGAGCGCCTGGCAGAGGTCGAGGAGCGACTGTCCGCAATCTACTCCCTGGCCCGCAAACACCGGGTACAGCCGGACCAGCTGACGGAACTGCACCAGCAGTGGCAGCAGGAGCTGGAGGAAATCGGCGCACCAGATGCCCTCGACAAACTGGCGGACGAGTGCGCCCGGCTGGAGCAAGCATTCCGCAAAAGTGCCGCCAAGCTCAGCAAACTGCGTGCCGCGGCGGCAGCGAAACTCGCCGAGGCGGTCAACGGACAACTGGCGGACCTCGCCATGCCCCATGCGCGCGTGGAGCTGGCGCTGACCGAACTGGACAAGCCCTGTGCCACCGGCCTCGAGGAGGTGGAGATCCTGATCGCCACCAACCCGGGCCAGCCGGCCAGAGCCCTCGGCAAGATTGCCTCCGGTGGCGAACTGTCGCGGGTCAGCCTGGCGATCCAGGTCATCACTGCGCAGACATCCCGCACCCCCACACTGGTGTTCGACGAAGTGGATGTGGGGATCGGCGGCGCCACCGGCGATGTGGTGGGCAAGCTACTGCGCCAGCTTGGCGAGCGCGGCCAGGTCATCTGCGTTACCCATCTGGCGCAGGTGGCGGCCCGAGCCCACCGCCAGTATCTGGTGGAAAAGCATAGCGACGGCGAGGCGGCGTTCGTGGCCCTGCGGGAACTGAGGGACACCGAGCGCAGTACCGAGATAGCGCGCATGCTGGGTGGTGAAGCCACTACCCAATCCATCGCCCACGCGGAAGAAATGCTGAGCAGGGCCTGA
- the cgtA gene encoding Obg family GTPase CgtA, whose product MKFVDEAPITVQAGNGGKGCLSFRREKFVAKGGPDGGDGGDGGSVFLVADESLNTLVDYRYQPNYQAQNGEAGRGRNCTGAKGEHLELKVPVGTTAIDVDTGETLGDLLEHGEKLMVAQGGWHGLGNTRFKSSTNRAPRQTTPGSEGERRNLKLELKVLADVGMLGLPNAGKSTFIRAVSAAKPKVANYPFTTLVPNLGVVKVQKYRSFVIADIPGLIEGAAEGAGLGVRFLKHLTRCRVLLHLVDLAPFDGSDPAQNALAIEHELEAFSPTLAGRERWLVLNKTDLVPADELEERCQSVVNALGWQGPVFRVAAIRGEGTDVLTGQLMDYLEERKELEERDGSLYEAELESQRQMQREARERIEELRETQRAKRKAAKESGEDDEDWDDDDYDVDVEYRP is encoded by the coding sequence ATGAAATTTGTAGATGAGGCGCCGATTACGGTGCAGGCCGGCAACGGCGGTAAAGGGTGTTTGAGCTTCCGGCGCGAGAAATTCGTCGCCAAGGGCGGGCCCGACGGCGGTGACGGCGGCGACGGCGGCTCGGTGTTTCTGGTGGCTGATGAGTCACTGAATACCCTGGTGGACTACCGTTACCAGCCCAACTACCAGGCCCAGAACGGCGAAGCCGGGCGCGGTCGCAACTGTACCGGCGCCAAGGGCGAGCACCTGGAACTCAAGGTCCCGGTGGGTACTACCGCGATCGATGTGGATACTGGTGAGACCCTTGGGGATCTGCTGGAGCACGGCGAAAAGCTGATGGTGGCCCAGGGCGGCTGGCATGGCCTCGGCAACACCCGCTTCAAGTCCAGTACCAACCGCGCCCCGCGCCAGACCACTCCGGGCAGTGAGGGCGAGCGCCGCAACCTCAAGCTGGAGCTGAAGGTGCTGGCGGATGTGGGCATGCTCGGGCTGCCCAATGCCGGCAAGTCGACGTTTATTCGCGCCGTGTCTGCCGCCAAGCCCAAGGTTGCCAATTACCCCTTCACCACGCTGGTGCCGAATCTGGGGGTCGTAAAGGTGCAGAAATACCGCAGCTTCGTGATTGCGGATATTCCCGGCCTGATCGAAGGCGCTGCGGAAGGGGCCGGTCTCGGTGTGCGTTTCCTGAAGCACCTGACCCGCTGCCGTGTACTGCTGCACCTGGTGGATCTGGCGCCGTTCGACGGCTCCGACCCGGCGCAGAATGCGCTGGCAATCGAGCACGAGCTGGAGGCCTTCAGCCCCACATTGGCCGGACGCGAGCGCTGGCTGGTGCTGAACAAGACCGACCTGGTGCCAGCGGATGAGCTGGAAGAGCGCTGCCAGTCGGTAGTCAATGCGCTGGGGTGGCAGGGGCCGGTATTCCGGGTGGCGGCCATTCGCGGCGAGGGCACTGACGTGCTGACTGGCCAGCTGATGGACTACCTGGAAGAGCGCAAGGAGCTGGAAGAGCGCGACGGTTCACTGTACGAGGCTGAGCTGGAGTCCCAGCGGCAGATGCAGCGCGAGGCGCGGGAACGCATCGAGGAGTTGCGTGAAACGCAACGGGCCAAACGCAAGGCTGCAAAAGAATCTGGCGAAGATGACGAAGATTGGGACGACGATGACTATGACGTCGATGTAGAATATCGTCCCTGA
- the grpE gene encoding nucleotide exchange factor GrpE, which yields MAKERSEEDQIGEQAEVEQPSVEEQHAAEEALAEELAADSIEAGEENALVEEIASLHQQLADHKDMVLRAQAEVQNARRRAQQDVEKAHKFGVEKLLKDLLPVVDNLERALSTIDSEDESQKAVVEGIELTHKSFIDTLGKYSVEVIDPAGEPFDPELHQAMTQVPNGDVEPNTVLDVFQKGYRLHGRLMRPAMVVVSKAP from the coding sequence GTGGCCAAAGAGCGCAGCGAAGAAGATCAGATCGGCGAGCAGGCCGAAGTGGAGCAGCCCAGCGTGGAAGAGCAGCACGCGGCGGAAGAGGCTCTGGCGGAAGAGTTGGCCGCCGACAGCATAGAAGCCGGCGAGGAAAATGCGCTGGTGGAGGAGATTGCCTCCCTGCATCAGCAGCTGGCGGACCACAAAGACATGGTACTGCGTGCCCAGGCTGAGGTGCAGAATGCCCGCCGTCGCGCCCAGCAGGATGTGGAAAAGGCCCACAAGTTCGGTGTGGAGAAGCTTCTCAAGGACCTGCTTCCGGTGGTGGATAACCTGGAGCGTGCGCTCTCGACCATCGACAGTGAAGATGAGTCGCAAAAGGCGGTTGTGGAGGGGATCGAGCTGACCCACAAGTCCTTTATCGACACGCTCGGCAAATACAGTGTCGAGGTCATCGACCCGGCTGGCGAGCCCTTTGATCCGGAACTGCACCAGGCCATGACGCAGGTGCCCAACGGCGACGTCGAGCCAAACACCGTGCTGGATGTATTCCAGAAAGGCTACCGCCTGCACGGGCGCCTGATGCGCCCGGCAATGGTTGTGGTCAGCAAGGCGCCGTAA
- a CDS encoding 1-acyl-sn-glycerol-3-phosphate acyltransferase, whose translation MQITIFNTPILTPCLRLVARLLLKLHGWRVVADERALKLKKYVLLAAPHTSNWDGYFFILAALKLKVNPQWMGKDKLFKFPLGGTMRWFGGIAVDRSKANNLVEATVNQYKSREELVIAVPPEGTRGKTERWKTGFYHIARGAAVPVVCGFVDFAKKEAGLGPVMEMGENLAKELARFGSFYAGKVGKYPDDYTAPV comes from the coding sequence ATGCAGATAACCATTTTTAACACCCCCATCCTGACTCCCTGCCTGCGCCTGGTAGCACGCCTGCTTCTCAAGCTGCACGGGTGGAGAGTCGTCGCCGATGAGCGCGCACTGAAACTCAAGAAGTACGTGCTGCTCGCCGCCCCGCACACGTCCAACTGGGACGGCTACTTCTTTATCCTCGCGGCGCTCAAGCTCAAGGTGAACCCGCAATGGATGGGCAAGGACAAACTGTTCAAGTTCCCCCTGGGCGGCACCATGCGCTGGTTCGGAGGTATTGCGGTGGACCGCAGCAAGGCCAATAACCTGGTGGAAGCCACGGTGAACCAGTACAAATCGCGGGAAGAATTGGTGATTGCCGTTCCCCCCGAGGGCACTCGCGGCAAAACAGAGCGCTGGAAAACCGGCTTTTACCACATCGCCCGCGGTGCGGCGGTACCGGTGGTCTGCGGATTTGTCGATTTCGCCAAAAAAGAGGCCGGTCTGGGGCCGGTAATGGAGATGGGCGAAAATCTGGCCAAGGAACTGGCGCGGTTTGGCAGCTTCTACGCGGGCAAAGTGGGCAAATATCCCGACGATTACACCGCCCCGGTGTAA